The following is a genomic window from Hymenobacter monticola.
CGCTGGCCGAAGGTGAGCGGCCCGATGGGGCTGCGGTGGCGCAGCAGCACCTCCGGCACCAGCGTATAGGTTTTGTAAGCCGAAACGTAGGCCGCGGTGGCACCGATGCTCCAATGCTCGTTCCAGAAATGCTCGTAGCCCACGGCAAGGCGGCGCTCATCGAAGCCCAGCACCCGGCTGGAATTGGGCAAGCCGTTGTTGTCGGTGAGGTTCTGGCCGCGCAACGAGAAGAGAAGGTAGTCGTTGCCGGGCAGCGCCACTTCGGCCTGCGCCTCCGGCCACAGTTGCCAGCCGAAAACGCTGCGACGGGTTTGAGCGGCGGCCGGCAGGGCGAGGAGCGCGCCCAGCGCGGCGCCGATGAAAAGGTGCTTCATGGGAGGGCTTACAGTTGTAAGAATTAGAGCTTGGATTCGTCCAGAACGATGTAGAGACGCATATTTGCGTCTCGTCGCCTGCGCCTTATGGGCCGTTTGGTTTCGGGTGCCATCGTTCAACGACGAGACGCAAATATGCGTCTCTACCTCTTTCAAGCCAGTTCGACCAACTCTTACTGGTTAGCGGCCAGCTCCTGCACGGCCAGCCAAGCCATGAGGCCCGGGCCAGTGGCGAGGGCCTGCTCGTCGATGTCGAAGGTGGGCGTGTGCACCGAGGCGGCAAAGCGGCCGTCTTCGTGGCGGGTGCCGAGCCGGTAGAAGCAAGCTGGCGCGGCCTGCGAGAAGTAGGCAAAGTCTTCGGCGGCCATCCACTGGTCGAGCTCCACCACGTTCTCGGGGCCCAGGTACTGCTCGGCGGCCGCGCGCACACGGGCCGTGAGGGCGGGCTCGTTTTCGAGGTAGGGGTAGCCGTGCCGGATTTCGAGTTCGCACACGGCGCCCATGCTCGCGGCCAGGCCCTCGCAAAGCTGGCGCAGGTGCTGGTGAGCTTCAGCGCGCCACTCCTCGTTGAGGGTGCGGAAGGTGCCTTCGAGGTACACCTCGTTGGGAATGACGTTGGTGGCGCCGTTGGCGATGACCTTGCCGAAGCTGAGCACCGACGGAATCTTCGGGTTGGCGCGGCGGCTGACAATCTGCTGAGCGGCCACGATGATGTGGGCCGCTACCAGCACGGGGTCGAGGTTCATCTCGGGCATGGCGCCGTGGCCGCCCTTGCCTTTGATGGTGAGATAGAGCTCGTCGGTGCTGGCCATGTAGCGGCCGGGGCGCAGGCCAATTTTCCCGGCCGGCAGGTGCGGAAACACGTGCTGGCCCAGCACGTGGCCCACGGCTGGGTTTTCGAGCACGCCTTCTTGTATCATCAGCGAAGCACCGCCGGGCAGCCGCTCCTCGCCCGGCTGAAACATCAGCTTGATAGTGCCCTTAAACTCCCCCTTTAACTCGTTGAGGATGCGGGCAGCGCCCAGCAGGGAGGCCGTGTGCACGTCGTGGCCGCAGGCGTGCATCACGCCGGGGTTGGTCGATTTGTACGGCACGTCGTTGGCCTCCGTGATGGGCAGCGCGTCCATGTCGGCCCGCAGGGCAATGGTGGGGCCGCCGGGCTGGCCTTCAATCAGGGCCAGCACACCGGTGTTGGCAATGGGCTGCGGCGTGAGGCCCAGCTTCCGCAGCTCCTGCGCGACGAAGGCAGCGGTGTTGGTTTCCTCGAACGACAGCTCCGGGTGGGCGTGCAGGTGGCGCCGGATGGCCACGGTGTCGGCCGCGTACTGGGCGGCGAATGCTTGAATGCGGGGGATGAGGTCGGACATGGCGAGGTTGAGCGGTCAAACTCCCCTCCTTACCAAGGAGGGGATGTTTCAGCAAAGCTGAAACGGGGGTGGTTGTGGGCGTTGAACGGTTTGTGTGGGAGTCGTTCAGGCGGGTCGTTCAACGCCCACAACCACCCCAGCGTCCGCTTTGCGGCCGCGTCCCCTCCTTGGCTACGCCGACCTTCGGTTGGTAAGGAGGGGAGTTTTCGTTCTGCTTCTCCCCTACGGGTTCTTGTTCAGCAGCACCTGGGTGGGCTCCAGCTCCAGCTTGGGGGTGAGGCCGCGCAGGCGGGCCAGGCCGCGGGCGGCGTCGAGCTTGGTGAGGTAGTCGCCGATGTAGAGGCGGTACACCGGCGACTTGAACACGATGTAATCCGTTTCGTCGGGGTAGCGGCCGATGATGGTGCGCCGAATGGCCATCACCTTGTCGCGTTCCAGGCCCAGGTACACCAGGATGCGGTAGCCCTGGGCATACTTCACATTCTGGTTGGTGTAGGCCTGGTCACGCAGGCGCTGTTCCACCTGTGGGTTCACGTGGGCGGTGGGCGGCACGGCCGTTTTGGGGGCGGCCGGCGCGGCGGTGGCCGCGGCCGGCTTGGGCACCGCAAACACCGGGCGGTACTTGCTCACGTCTTCGGCCGGCATGGGCGCGGGTGCCGCTGCCGTAGCCACGGGCTTGCGGGTGGTGTCGGGCGGGGTGCTGGCCTGGGGGGCCTGCTGGGCTGTGCTGGCGCAGGCTACCAGCGAGAGCAGCGCGGGCAAAAGCAGCACTTTAAGCAACGGTCGGGTCATTATTTTCAGCAATGAGGGCCACACTGTTGGACGAGCCGATGCGGTCGGCCCCGGCAGCTACCAGGGCCTCGGCCGCCGCGCGGGTGCGGATGCCGCCGGCGGCCTTGATGCGCATGGTTTCGGGAAGCACCCGGCGCAGCATCTCCACGTCGGCCACGGAGGCCCCGCGGCTGGCAAAGCCGGTGGAGGTTTTCACGAAATCAGCCTCGCCGGCCACACAGAGCCGGGCGGCTAGTTCCATTTCCTCCTCGGTGAGCAGGGCGGTTTCGATGATGACCTTGAGCAGGGCCGAGTGCACGTGGCAGAGGTCGGCCAAATCCAGGATTTCATCCTGAATGGCGGCCGTGCGACCCGATTTCAGGGCCGAGATGTTCAGCACCATGTCCAGCTCCGTGGCCCCATCATAGAGCGCTACCTCGGCCTCCTTGAACTTGACGCTGGAAGCTGAATAGCCCAGCGGAAACCCAATCACTGTGCAAATGCCCACGGCCGTGCCGGCCAGCTTGCCGGCGGCCAGGGCCACGTAGCACGGCGGCACGCACACGGTGGCAAAGCCGTGGGCCACGGCCTCGTCGCAGAGCTGGAGTATCTGGGCCTCCGTCGCGTCGGGGCGCAGCAGGGTGTGGTCGATTTGGGCGGCAAGGTTCATGGGGCAAAGGTAACGGGTAAGGCCGCCCCTCCCCTACTCCACCACGAGGCGGCGGGTTGCGGTGGCCGCGCCGGCCTGCACTTGCACGGCGTAGAGGCCGGGCGCGAGGCCCGTCAGGTCCAGTTCAGCTTTGATACCGGTAACTGTAAGGATGCGCACGGGACGGCCCAGGGCGTCGAGCACGGTGAGCGTGGCCGGGCCGGTGCCGACGGGCAGCAGCACGGTGGCGCGGCCGTGGGCGGGGTTTGGAAAGAGGCTTACAACCGCCTTGGCAGGTGCAATGACTGTCGCCGAAGTCAGCGATGCATCGGTGAGGGTCGCCAAAAAACCCAGGCTTCCGTTCGCTGGGCCGGACAATTGTAGCGGGCCAAAGCTGGCCGGCAGTTCGGAACTGCCGCCTAAGTAGAGCAGGCCGGTGCCGGCCGCAACTATGGGGCCGGCAAAATCGAACCCTACTCCCCCGAACTGCTGGGCCCAGGCGAAGCTCGCCGTGGTGCCAGCGTCTGTGAGCTTGGCAATGAGGCCATCGGTGCGCATGGGCGTATTCAGCACAGTGCTGCCAAAGGTGGCCATCCCACCGATTGTTCCGGCCAGATACACACTGTTACCGCTGATGGCCAAGCCGGCTGGGTCGTCATCGCCGCTGCCACCGCCACCCACGGCCCAGGCAAACCGGCCCGTAGGTCCGGCATCAAGCAGTTTTGCCACAAATATGTGACGACGGCTGGTGATGGGCGGGGTGAACAACTGAATGTTGCCGAAATCGGTGGGCCCGGTGTAGTTGCCTGCCACATACAGCGTACCGCGGCCATTGGTGACAAGTACGGTGGCGTTCTGGTGGTCGGGGCCGCTTATCGGCTGAACCCAGACAAAACTGGCAGTAGCGCCCGCATCGGCGAGCTTGGCCACAAAGCCGTCGTGAAACTGCACGCTGGTCAGGCTGCTGGCGCCGAAACCAGCCGTCCCGTTAAAATAACCCGCGATGTACACGCTCGGGCCATCGACAACCAAAGCCCGGGCGTCGGTGAGGGAAGCCCCGGAGACTTGCCGCACCCAAGTAAATGAGCTGGACGCCCCGGCGTCGGTGAGCTTGGCCACGAAGCCATTGGGCAGCACGTTACTGCCGGAGCCGGTCGTCAGCACGGTGCTGCCAAAGCGCGCCGCGCCGTTGAACTGGCCCGCCAGGTACACGTTGTTGCCATTTGCCGCCAGCGCGTAGGCCCCGTCGCTGTAGGCGCCGCCGAAACCTTGTGCCCAGCCGAAGGCAGCCGTAGCGCCGGCATCGGTGAGTTTGACCACGAAGCCATCAGAATTGCCCGAGCTGACATTCACCAGCCCAACGGACCCAAAACCCGCATTGAGACTGTTGAAATACCCCGCCAGATAAATGGCATTGCCTTGCACGGCCAATGCCACGGCCCGGTCTTCGGCTGCGCCACCTGCCCGCTGCGCCCAAATGAAAGAACCGGTGGCCGGGCTCCATTTGGCCACAAACACGTCGGTATTGCCCGCACTGGTTAGCGTTGTGGCTCCGAAAACGGCCGTGCCGGTAAAGGAGCCGGCCATCAACACATTGCCATCTCCATCGACGGCGGAAGCACTCACGCTCGTGTCGCTGCCCGGGGCCTGACCGATGGCTACCGCCGTTTGCCAGGTTGGGCCCTGAGCGTGTGCCGCCGGTACGGCTAACGGCAGCGCTCCAAAGCCCAGCAAAACACCAATAACGAATCGAAGCAAGTACCAATGTTTCATCGGGAACAGGACGCAAAAAAAGAGGCGAGCAGCAGCGCCAGCATTGCCAAAGCTACACGGAGCCGCTGGAACCTGGAACGCCCCAACCAAACGGCCGAGACGTGCCAACTTTGGGGCTTGCCTACTCTACTACCAACCGCCGGGTGGCCGTGGTGCCGCCCGCTTGCACCCGCACGGCGTAGAGGCCGGGCGCGAGGCCAGTCAGGTCGAGGTCGGCTTTCGAGGCAGTGGCTATTTGGGTGCGCACGGGGCGGCCCAGCGCGTCGAGCACGGTGAGGGCGGCCGGGCCGGCGCCGGCCGGCAGCTGCACGGTGGCGCGGCCGTGGGCGGGGTTGGGGAAGAGACCGATGCTCTCGGGGCGCAGAACAGCCGTGGTGGCCGTGAGGGTGGGGTCGGCAATAGATGCCAAAAAGCAAAATGGAGTGCCCGGTGGTGTAGTGACTGGGCCGTTGAGTGTCAAGTTATCAAAATTGGCTGTTCCACGTGCCGAACCGGCCACATACACTTTACTGCCGCTCAAGACAACGGCGTATGCTATATCACTGTCCACACCGCCAGCCCGCTTTACCCAATCATAGGTACTACTATTGCCTGCATCCGTGAGCTTGACTACGTAGGCATCCAACGAGCCCGCACTTGTCGAGTTAATAGCTCCAAAAGAGGCGGTTGCACCAGAAAAACTCCCACATACATACACGTTGTTTCCCTGCACAGTTATGGCGTTGGCATCATCGTAAGTGGGGCCGCCCGCCCGCTGGGCCCAAGTATACCCGTTGCTGCTGCTGCCCGCATCGGTGAGCTTTGCGATGAATGCATCGGAACCGGTAATACCGCTACTATTTACCAATACGCTGTTTCCAAACGTCACGGTACCAGAGAAGCTTCCAGCTACGTATACCTGCGAACCAGTCACCGCCAAGGCATATGCCGTAGCTCCCCCCCTATTTGCCGAAGCGGCACCTGCTGTGCCGTCCACCCACGTAAAAGCGCTGGTGTTGCCTTGGTCGGTCAATTTTGCGACGTACATGCTCCGCCCGGTCAATGCAATGGCATCAAATGACGTTGAAGCGCCTTCGAATAAACCGATTATATACAAGGTGGTTCCGTTAGCCACTATTCCAGAAGCATTGCAATCTGTTGCGCTCCCACCGGCCGTTTTAGTCCACACAAAGCTGCTGGTGTTTCCCGAATCGACGATTTTAGCGACGTACATACTATACTTAATACTAGATACCGGAACCACGGTTATACTGCCAAATGCGGCCGAAGCCCCAAGCAACTGCCCAGTTATGTACACATTGTTCCCGCTTACGGCGATGCCATTGGCGTAATCTAGCCCTCGGCCGCCTGCCTGCTGCACCCAAACGAAGCTGCTGGTGATGCCCATATCGATTAATTTGGCCACGTAGATATCAGAGCCTGAATAAGCGAGGTAATTATTCAGCGTGATGCTACCGAATGTAGCGACAGGCCCAGTGAAATACCCCGTTATGTATATGTTATTTCCATTTACCGCTATTGCTTTAGCGTAGTCATATCCGACACTACCCGCCTGCTGTGCCCAAACAAAACTACTGCTGCTGGTGCTCCATTTGGTTACGAAAATGCTGGTGGTAGTAGATGCAAGCGTTGTGGTGCCAAAACTGACGGTACCGGTGAATGTCCCCAGAATATATATGTTTCCATTTGCATCGACGGCTGTGGCATTGGCGACTGAATAACTTCCGCCAGCTTGGCTACTCGCCGCAGCAGATTGCCAACTTGGCGTTTGTGCGAATGCGCTTGACCCGATTAACAATAAGGCCCAAAGCAATAGGGTGAAAAGGTAATTCATTAAAGGTCAGACAAAAACCAAGGTGGTGGAATAGCACTGCTGGTAAATATAGCAACTCGTTATGTTTAAAGTAATTCAAACAAAAACGCCCCGACCAACCGGCCGGGGCGTTCCCATTTTCAGCAATTAAGTCCGCTTAATCCACCAGCACGGCGCGGCCGCTTTCCACGTCCTGCTCCACGGCTTTGTACTTCACGTCGCGCACCACGCGGCCGTCCATGTACTGCACGTTCACCTTGTCGTTGCGGTTGGCCACTTTCTGGCTGCGCACGGGCACCTGCTTTTCGGCGGGCAGGTCCTGCGGGCCCATGTCTTCGGGGCCGGCGCCGAGCGAATCGAGGTTGCTTTCGTGCTCCACGGTGAAGTTGGTTTGCTGCTCCTCGTCTTCGAGGTAGTAGTCCTGCTCCTCGTTGGTGCCCACGGCACCTTGCTGCACCGGCACGTCGGCGTGGAAGAGGAAGGTGGTGGTTTCCTCGTTCACCTTGGCAATCATGCGCTTAAATAGCTCGAAGCTCTCGAACTTGTACACCAGCAGCGGGTCTTTCTGCTCGTACACCGCGTTTTGCACCACCTGCTTCAGGTCGTCCATCTGGCGCAGGTGCTGGGTCCAGGCCGTGTCAATCACGCTCAGCACCACCACTTTCTCCATCTGGCGCAGAATGTCGTGGCCGCCGGTGGCCTGGGCGCGGCGCAGGTTGGCAATGGCCTGCACCTGCTTCTTGCCGTCGGTGAAGGGCACGGCAATGTTCTCGTAGGGCGAGCCGTTGCTCAGCAGGTCGTTCACCAGCGGCAGGTTGGTGGCCGCGATGTGCTCGTTCTTGCTCTGGAAGTAGCCCAGGGCTTCGTCGTACAGCTTCTGGGTAAGGGCCGGCAGTTGCAGGCTGCTCAGGTCCTGCGCCGTCAGGAAGGTGTCGTAGCCAAACACCTTGATGACGTTGAGCTTGAAATCCTCGAAGTCGCCCGTGATTTTGTGGCCGCTGGCGATGTCCTCACTCACGTCGTAAATCATGTTGAGGATGTCGACTTCCATGCGGTCGCCGTGCAGGGCGTTGCGGCGGCGCTTGTACACCACTTCGCGCTGGGCGTTCATCACGTCATCGTACTCCAACAGGCGCTTGCGCGTGCCGAAGTTGTTTTCCTCCACTTTCTTTTGGGCGCGCTCAATGGAGTTGGTAATCATCGAGTGCTGAATCACTTCGCCCTCTTCCATGCCCATGCGGTCCATCAGCTTCGCAATCCGGTCGGAGCCGAACAGACGCATCAGGTTGTCCTCCAGGCTCACGAAGAACTGCGAGGTGCCCGGGTCGCCCTGGCGGCCGGCGCGGCCCCGCAACTGGCGGTCGACGCGGCGGCTTTCGTGGCGCTCGGTGCCGATGATGGCCAGGCCGCCCGCCTCGCGCGAGGTTTCGCGCAGCTTGATGTCGGTGCCGCGGCCGGCCATGTTGGTGGCGATGGTCACGGTGCCGGGGTAGCCGGCGGCGGCCACAATCTCGGCTTCGCGCTGGTTCTGCTTGGCGTTGAGCACCTGGTGCTGGATGCCGCGCAGCTTGAGCATGCGCGACATCAACTCAGAGATTTCTACGGAAGTCGTACCTACCAGCACCGGGCGGCCGGCTTCCACCAGCTTCTGGATTTCCAGGGCCACGGCGTTGTATTTCTCACGCACCGTCTTGTACACCTGGTCATCGGAGTCTTTGCGGCTGATGGCGCGGTTGGTCGGAATCACCACCACGTCGAGCTTGTAGATTTCCCAGAACTCGCCGGCCTCGGTTTCAGCCGTGCCGGTCATGCCGCCCAGCTTGTGGTACATGCGGAAGTAGTTCTGCAGCGTCACCGTAGCGTAGGTCTGCGTCGCGTCTTCCACACGCACGTTTTCCTTGGCCTCGATGGCTTGGTGCAGGCCGTCGGAGTAGCGGCGGCCTTCCATCACGCGGCCGGTTTGCTCGTCCACGATTTTCACCTTGCCGTCGTCGGTCAGGATGTACTGGTCGTCCTTCTCGAAGAGCGTATAGGCCTTCAGCAGCTGGTTCACGGTGTGCACCCGCTCGCTCTTCTCGTTGTAGTCGCTCATCAGCTTGTCTTTCTGCTGGAGCTTCTCCTCGGCCGAGAGGGCGGCGTTTTTCTCGATGTCGGCAATGGCCATGCCGATGTCGGGCATGATAAACAGCTGCGGGTCTTCGCCCTGCGCCGTAATCAAATCCAGGCCTTTTTCGGTCAGCTCAATCTGGTTGTTCTTCTCATCAATGGTGAAGAACAGCGGCTCGTCGGCCTTGGGCATCTGGCGCGAGTTGTCGGCCAGGTAGTGGTTTTCGGTGGCTTGCAGCACCGCCCGGATACCGGGCTCCGACAGGTACTTAATGAGCGGCTTGCTCTTGGGCAGGCCGCGGTGCGCGCGGAACAGCATGAGGCCGCCCACGCCGTTTTTGTCGCCTTCCTCCACGCCGGTTTTGCCTTCGGCGATGAGCTTACGGGCCTGCACCAGGTAGTTCTGCACCACCTTCTTCTGCTCATCCACGAGGCGCTGAATGCGCGGCTTGAGCTGGTAGAACTCGTGCACGTCGCCGCGCGGCACCGGGCCCGAGATGATGAGCGGCGTCCGCGCATCGTCAATCAGCACGGAGTCCACTTCGTCCACCATGGCGTAGTGGTGCTTGCGCTGCACCAGCTCCTCGGGGTCGCGCGCCATGTTGTCGCGCAGGTAGTCGAAGCCGAATTCGTTGTTGGTGCCGTAGGTGATGTCGGCTTGGTAAGCGTTGCGGCGCTCCGGCGTGTTGGGTTGGTGCTTATCGATGCAGTCCACGGTAATGCCGTGGAACTCGAAAAGCGGCGCGTTCCATTCCGAGTCGCGCTTGGCCAGGTAGTCGTTGACGGTAACGAGGTGCACGCCGCGCTTCGACAGCGCGTTGAGGAACGACGGCAGCGTCGAAACCAGCGTCTTGCCCTCACCCGTGGCCATTTCGGCAATTTTGCCCTGGTGCAGCACCACACCACCAATCAGCTGCACGTCGTAGTGCACCATGTCCCAGGTGATTTCGGCGCCGGCAGCCGTCCATTTGTTGGCCCAGATGGCCTGGTCGCCCACAATCTGGCAGTTAGGGTGCGTGGCGGCGTATTCGCGGTCGTGGGCGTTGGCCGTCACCACCAGTTGGCCGTTTTCCTTGTAGCGGCGGGCCGTGTCCTTCACGATGGCGAAAGCCTGCGGCAGCACCTCCAGCAGCACGGCTTCGAGGTCTTTGTTGCGCTGTTTTTCCAGCGCGTCAATCTGCTCGAAGATGGCTTCTTTGGAGGCCACATCGAGTTGGGGCTGGCTGTCGATTTGCTGGTGCAGGCCGCCAATCTGCCCATCGAGGCCGGCGAGGCGCTCGGCAATGCGGGCGCGCACGGCGTCGGTCTGCTCGCGGAGCTGGTCGTCGGTGAGGCCGGCCAGTTTGGCATATTCGGCATTAATCAACGCCACGTAAGGCGTGATTTCTTTCAAGTCACGCTCTGCTTTGGAGCCGAATATTTTGGCGACGGTCTTGCCTAGGAAGTCAAACATCAGGTAGTATTTTAGCGAATAGCGCCGGAGCGCACCCCAAATTTACGGAGGCTTCCGCTAAAACCGTCCCAAAAAGGAAATTGTGCCATGCTGGCATGATGTAGCGCGGACTCTGCGAGTCCGCGCATGGCAGAACGTTCGCCCGAGCGCGGACTCGCAGAGTCCACGCTACACTAGTACACGGTGATGCCCTATTTCCCGAATACAGCGGCTCAGCGCGTCTTCCAGCGACGGCAGCACCATTCCCTTCTCGCTCCGTAGCATGCTTTGCAGCGGCCGGGTCGCAGACAGGCCAAACGCAGCCATGGGCCGCGGCACCACGAAATCAGTCGAGAAGCCGGCCCGCTCGGCGGCCATTCGGGCTAATTCGGCCCACGTGCAGGCGCCATCGTTGGTAACGTGCCAGATGCCGCTGGCTTCATCCAGAAGCAGGTCCAGGGACGTATTCACCAAATCGGGCACGTAGGTGGGCGAGATGCGCACATCATCGGCTGCTTCGAAGCGTTGCTTGTCGCGGGCCGCTTCCAGGGCGAAATGCACGAAGTTGAAAGCATCCCAGCCGCTGAAAAAGGCACTGGTGCGCACCACCAGCGCCTGCGGGTGCACGGCCAGCACGCGCTGCTCGGCAGCCAGCTTGCTGCGGCCGTACACATTCAGCGGGTTGGGCTTGGAGGACTCGGTGTAGGGTCCCTCCTGCTGCCCATCGAACACCAAATCCGACGAAAACGTGAGGAAAGGCAAGCCGCGTGCGGCACAGGCTGTGGCAAGTACCGAGGGGCCAGTTGCATTCTCGCTAAAGCACTGCCCCGCGTCACTTTCGGCCTCATCAACGCGCACGTAGCCGGCTGCATTCACCACGGCCCAGGGCCGAATGGTGTCGAGGGCTTTCTCCACCGAAACCGGGCTGATGATGTCCAGCTCGTCGCGGCCCAGCGCCACCGTAACCAAGCCGCGGGTGTGGCATATGCGGCCGAAGGCCCGGCCCAGCGTGCCGTTGGCCCCCGCAATCAGCAGGGGCCGGATATTTTCTTCAGGAACATGCTCAGGAACGAAATCAGGCCGCATAACGCAGTTTTTCTTTGGTGAGAGGCCGCACGTCTTTCAGCGTTTTAACCCGGCTGTGAGGCTGTGGCTC
Proteins encoded in this region:
- a CDS encoding M20 metallopeptidase family protein encodes the protein MSDLIPRIQAFAAQYAADTVAIRRHLHAHPELSFEETNTAAFVAQELRKLGLTPQPIANTGVLALIEGQPGGPTIALRADMDALPITEANDVPYKSTNPGVMHACGHDVHTASLLGAARILNELKGEFKGTIKLMFQPGEERLPGGASLMIQEGVLENPAVGHVLGQHVFPHLPAGKIGLRPGRYMASTDELYLTIKGKGGHGAMPEMNLDPVLVAAHIIVAAQQIVSRRANPKIPSVLSFGKVIANGATNVIPNEVYLEGTFRTLNEEWRAEAHQHLRQLCEGLAASMGAVCELEIRHGYPYLENEPALTARVRAAAEQYLGPENVVELDQWMAAEDFAYFSQAAPACFYRLGTRHEDGRFAASVHTPTFDIDEQALATGPGLMAWLAVQELAANQ
- a CDS encoding sporulation protein → MTRPLLKVLLLPALLSLVACASTAQQAPQASTPPDTTRKPVATAAAPAPMPAEDVSKYRPVFAVPKPAAATAAPAAPKTAVPPTAHVNPQVEQRLRDQAYTNQNVKYAQGYRILVYLGLERDKVMAIRRTIIGRYPDETDYIVFKSPVYRLYIGDYLTKLDAARGLARLRGLTPKLELEPTQVLLNKNP
- the deoC gene encoding deoxyribose-phosphate aldolase, whose translation is MNLAAQIDHTLLRPDATEAQILQLCDEAVAHGFATVCVPPCYVALAAGKLAGTAVGICTVIGFPLGYSASSVKFKEAEVALYDGATELDMVLNISALKSGRTAAIQDEILDLADLCHVHSALLKVIIETALLTEEEMELAARLCVAGEADFVKTSTGFASRGASVADVEMLRRVLPETMRIKAAGGIRTRAAAEALVAAGADRIGSSNSVALIAENNDPTVA
- a CDS encoding T9SS type A sorting domain-containing protein; its protein translation is MKHWYLLRFVIGVLLGFGALPLAVPAAHAQGPTWQTAVAIGQAPGSDTSVSASAVDGDGNVLMAGSFTGTAVFGATTLTSAGNTDVFVAKWSPATGSFIWAQRAGGAAEDRAVALAVQGNAIYLAGYFNSLNAGFGSVGLVNVSSGNSDGFVVKLTDAGATAAFGWAQGFGGAYSDGAYALAANGNNVYLAGQFNGAARFGSTVLTTGSGSNVLPNGFVAKLTDAGASSSFTWVRQVSGASLTDARALVVDGPSVYIAGYFNGTAGFGASSLTSVQFHDGFVAKLADAGATASFVWVQPISGPDHQNATVLVTNGRGTLYVAGNYTGPTDFGNIQLFTPPITSRRHIFVAKLLDAGPTGRFAWAVGGGGSGDDDPAGLAISGNSVYLAGTIGGMATFGSTVLNTPMRTDGLIAKLTDAGTTASFAWAQQFGGVGFDFAGPIVAAGTGLLYLGGSSELPASFGPLQLSGPANGSLGFLATLTDASLTSATVIAPAKAVVSLFPNPAHGRATVLLPVGTGPATLTVLDALGRPVRILTVTGIKAELDLTGLAPGLYAVQVQAGAATATRRLVVE
- a CDS encoding T9SS type A sorting domain-containing protein, with protein sequence MASIADPTLTATTAVLRPESIGLFPNPAHGRATVQLPAGAGPAALTVLDALGRPVRTQIATASKADLDLTGLAPGLYAVRVQAGGTTATRRLVVE
- the secA gene encoding preprotein translocase subunit SecA, giving the protein MFDFLGKTVAKIFGSKAERDLKEITPYVALINAEYAKLAGLTDDQLREQTDAVRARIAERLAGLDGQIGGLHQQIDSQPQLDVASKEAIFEQIDALEKQRNKDLEAVLLEVLPQAFAIVKDTARRYKENGQLVVTANAHDREYAATHPNCQIVGDQAIWANKWTAAGAEITWDMVHYDVQLIGGVVLHQGKIAEMATGEGKTLVSTLPSFLNALSKRGVHLVTVNDYLAKRDSEWNAPLFEFHGITVDCIDKHQPNTPERRNAYQADITYGTNNEFGFDYLRDNMARDPEELVQRKHHYAMVDEVDSVLIDDARTPLIISGPVPRGDVHEFYQLKPRIQRLVDEQKKVVQNYLVQARKLIAEGKTGVEEGDKNGVGGLMLFRAHRGLPKSKPLIKYLSEPGIRAVLQATENHYLADNSRQMPKADEPLFFTIDEKNNQIELTEKGLDLITAQGEDPQLFIMPDIGMAIADIEKNAALSAEEKLQQKDKLMSDYNEKSERVHTVNQLLKAYTLFEKDDQYILTDDGKVKIVDEQTGRVMEGRRYSDGLHQAIEAKENVRVEDATQTYATVTLQNYFRMYHKLGGMTGTAETEAGEFWEIYKLDVVVIPTNRAISRKDSDDQVYKTVREKYNAVALEIQKLVEAGRPVLVGTTSVEISELMSRMLKLRGIQHQVLNAKQNQREAEIVAAAGYPGTVTIATNMAGRGTDIKLRETSREAGGLAIIGTERHESRRVDRQLRGRAGRQGDPGTSQFFVSLEDNLMRLFGSDRIAKLMDRMGMEEGEVIQHSMITNSIERAQKKVEENNFGTRKRLLEYDDVMNAQREVVYKRRRNALHGDRMEVDILNMIYDVSEDIASGHKITGDFEDFKLNVIKVFGYDTFLTAQDLSSLQLPALTQKLYDEALGYFQSKNEHIAATNLPLVNDLLSNGSPYENIAVPFTDGKKQVQAIANLRRAQATGGHDILRQMEKVVVLSVIDTAWTQHLRQMDDLKQVVQNAVYEQKDPLLVYKFESFELFKRMIAKVNEETTTFLFHADVPVQQGAVGTNEEQDYYLEDEEQQTNFTVEHESNLDSLGAGPEDMGPQDLPAEKQVPVRSQKVANRNDKVNVQYMDGRVVRDVKYKAVEQDVESGRAVLVD
- a CDS encoding SDR family oxidoreductase, with the protein product MRPDFVPEHVPEENIRPLLIAGANGTLGRAFGRICHTRGLVTVALGRDELDIISPVSVEKALDTIRPWAVVNAAGYVRVDEAESDAGQCFSENATGPSVLATACAARGLPFLTFSSDLVFDGQQEGPYTESSKPNPLNVYGRSKLAAEQRVLAVHPQALVVRTSAFFSGWDAFNFVHFALEAARDKQRFEAADDVRISPTYVPDLVNTSLDLLLDEASGIWHVTNDGACTWAELARMAAERAGFSTDFVVPRPMAAFGLSATRPLQSMLRSEKGMVLPSLEDALSRCIREIGHHRVLV